From the Lolium rigidum isolate FL_2022 chromosome 2, APGP_CSIRO_Lrig_0.1, whole genome shotgun sequence genome, one window contains:
- the LOC124692404 gene encoding uncharacterized protein LOC124692404, which translates to MEDAASDFSDWEVLSAASAAGGDDDEDDAVLVSGQGGHVLYDHFALHPSSSEAASEEEVESGFGSVDRLGLISPEPPVDLTAAADSTAQLQLQLGGADVTAHGSVISASFTCGGATWTSARDEETEEALGPAEIEAAARGRGEPDSVPAHQEPEGILDSDATAAAGGVTLQLEQSENSGVQLEDSSVKLEDGGPDTTTESSGIEAAAPGDDEVRAAPEEEEPEQGEDGNAAPGCGESDGDGKDCSSPLAAAAAPVAGEGAERQLVVWWRLPFKLIHYCAWKVRPVWSISIAAAFLGIVVLGRRMYRMRRKTTGLPQIKIALDDKRASQFADRAARLNEAFLIAKRVPALRTSSGAALPWSMMQER; encoded by the exons ATGGAGGACGCCGCATCGGATTTCAGCGACTGGGAGGTGCTCTCCGCCGCATCGGCCGCCGGaggggatgacgacgaggacgacgccgtcctcgtctccgGCCAGGGCGGCCACGTCCTCTACGACCACTTCGCCCTCCACCCCTCGTCCTCGGAGGCCGCCTCCGAGGAGGAGGTCGAATCAGGGTTCGGATCAGTCGACAGGTTAGGTTTGATCTCGCCAGAGCCGCCCGTGGATCTTACCGCGGCTGCGGATTCCACCGCGCAGTTGCAGTTGCAGTTAGGCGGGGCTGATGTGACCGCACATGGCTCGGTTATCAGTGCATCCTTCACATGCGGCGGCGCGACGTGGACGAGCGCACGTGACGAGGAAACCGAGGAGGCGTTAGGGCCGGCGGAGATCGAGGCCGCCGCGCGCGGTCGCGGCGAGCCGGATTCGGTTCCCGCGCATCAGGAGCCGGAGGGAATTTTGGACTCCGACGCAACAGCCGCGGCGGGCGGTGTGACACTCCAATTAGAACAATCGGAGAATTCGGGTGTGCAATTGGAAGATTCTAGTGTGAAATTGGAAGATGGAGGACCTGATACCACTACAGAAAGCTCTGGTATCGAAGCTGCTGCACCAGGCGACGACGAGGTGCGCGCCgcgccagaggaggaggagccggagcaAGGGGAGGATGGTAACGCCGCACCCGGCTGTGGCGAGTCGGATGGTGATGGGAAGGACTGTTCCTCCCCTCTGGCTGCAGCCGCGGCCCCGGTCGCCGGCGAGGGAGCGGAGAGGCAGTTGGTCGTGTGGTGGCGGCTGCCGTTCAAGCTCATCCATTACTGCGCGTGGAAGGTGAGGCCGGTGTGGTCGATCTCCATCGCCGCGGCGTTCCTCGGGATTGTCGTGCTGGGCAGGAGGATGTACAGGATGAGGCG caagacCACGGGCCTTCCCCAGATTAAGATCGCCTTGGATGATAAG AGGGCCTCCCAGTTCGCAGACCGCGCAGCCCGTCTCAACGAAGCCTTCTTGATCGCGAAGCGTGTACCTGCTCTGAGAACTTCGTCCGGTGCTGCGCTCCCCTGGTCAATGATGCAGGAGAGATGA